Below is a window of Variovorax sp. TBS-050B DNA.
GGCATCGCGCAATGGACCAGCGCCAGCGCCGCCACCGCGGCCCAGATCGCCCGGTGCACGGGGCGCGGACGGAACTCGTCGTCGAACAGCGCCTGCGCGAACACCCAGAACAGCACCGCGTTGCCGACCGACACCGCGACGAGCGGCGCCTGCCAGAGCCTCGGCACCTCGGCCTCGAAGAGCGGCGCGGAAGCGACGAGCTGCACGCACTGCCCGAGCGCCAGCGCGATGCCGGCGCGCGCGGCGGGCAGGCCGGGCCGGTCGCGGCCCAGCACCGCCGCGAGCAGCAGCAGCAGCGCGATCACCACGCCGCGCAGGGCGGCATCGAAAACGGACGGGAGCAGGGCGGCGGACATGCGGTCGACGGCGAGCGCGCGACGATAACAGGCAAAGGCGCCGACGACCGCGTCGGGCGCAGGGTCAAGACGGACCCGTCCGGCAATCCGATTTTCACGCAACTAATAATGTTGCATGAAAAGAGACAGCAGACTTTCCGGCGTCCTCCATGTGCTGCTGCACATGGCGGAACAGGGCGGCCCCGCGACTTCCGAGTCGCTCGCGGCAGCGATGCACACCCACCCCGTGGTGGTGCGCCGCGTCATGGCGGGCCTGCGCCAGGCGGGCTTCGTCAGCTCGGCCAAGGGGCATGGCGGCGGCTGGGTGCTGTCGTGCCCGCTCGACGCGGTGACGCTCGGCGACATCCACCAGGCGGTCGGCTCGCCCGCGCTGCTGGCCTTCGGCAACCGCACCGAAAGCCCCGGCTGCATCGTCGAACAGGCGGTGAACGCGGCGCTCGACGGCGCCTGCCGGGACGCCGAGGCGCTGCTGCTCGAACGTTTCCACGGCATCACGCTGGCCGATCTGGCCAGGGACTTCCATCGCCGCATGACGGGCGGCGGCTTCACCATCAAGGACATCGAACATGCGATATGACGCTCTGATCGTGGGCGGCAGCTTTGCCGGCCTCTCCGCTGCCCTGCAGCTCGCGCGTGCGCGGCGCAAGGTCTGCATCGTCGACGCGGGCGCGCCGCGCAACCGTTTTGCCGCCGCCTCGCATGGCTTTCTTCGGCCAGGACGGCACGCCGCCGCTCGACATGATCGCCAATGCGCGCGCGAAGGTGCTCGCGTATCCCACCGCGCACTTCATCGCGGGCCGCGTGGCGGAGGCCCGGGCCGAGGGCGACGGCGGCTTCGTCGCGCGGCTGGACGACGGGCAGCTGCTGTCGGCCGCGCGCATCGTGCTGGCCTTCGGCGTCGAGGACGGCTTTCCGGACATCGCGGGCGTGCGCGAGCGCTGGGGCCGGAGCGTGCTGCACTGCCCGTACTGCCACGGCTACGAGGTCAGCGGCCGCAAGCTCGGCGTGCTGATCGAGCCGCCGCATGCGCCGGACCACGCGATCCTGTTCACCGAATGGGGGCCGGCCACGCTCTTCCTGAACGGCGGCAGCGGCCCGGACGACGAGACCCGCGCACGGCTCGAAGCGCGCGGCGTGGCGATCGAGCCCGGCCGCATCGCGGCGCTCGAAGGCCCTTCGCCCACGGAACTGTCGAGCGTGCGCTTCGAGGACGGCCGGCGCGTGCCGCTCGACGCGATGTTCCTCGTGCCGCGCACCCGGCTCGCGAGCCCGCTGGCCGAGCAGCTCGGCTGCGCCATCGACGCGGGCGGCTTCGGCCCGGTGATCCGCACCGACGCGATGAAGATGACCACCGTGCCCGGCGTGTTCGCGGCCGGCGACGCGGCCATGGCCTTCCACAATGCCACGCTGGCCTCGGCCGACGGCGTGATGGCGGGCGTGTCGCTGCACCGGGCGTCGGTGTTCGGCGGCTGAGATCGGGGCCGGAAAAAACGGCCCGAAAATCGGGCTATAATCTGGGGCTCGAAATGCGGGAATAGCTCAGTTGGTAGAGCGCAACCTTGCCAAGGTTGAGGTCGAGAGTTCGAGACTCTTTTCCCGCTCCACATTTCATGCAAAAGGCCACCCCTGCGGTGGCCTTTTGCTTTTGCGGCGCCGATGCTTCGTTCGTTCGCCGTTCAGCCGATGGCGGGCAGCACCGTGCCGCGGCTTTCGCCGAAACCGATGCGCGCATGCCCGGGCTTTTCGCACCAGCCGCGCAGCAACACCGCGTCGCCGTCTTCGAGGAAGCCGCGCCGCTCGCCGTGCGACAGCGTCACCGGGCTTTGCGCCGCGCGCGTCAGCTCGATGATCGCGCCGGCCTCGCCGGGCCCCGGGCCCGAGATGGTGCCGCTGCCGAACAGGTCGCCCGGGTTGAGTTGGCATCCGCCCACGGTGTGGTGCGCCACCATCTGCGCCACGCTCCAGTACTGGTGCCGGAAGCTCGTGCGCGAGAGCCGCGAGGCGCCGTGGCCGCCGCGGCGCGCCTGCTCGCTTTCGAGCCAGACTTCGAGCCGGATGTCGATCGCGCCGCCCTCGCGGTTGCCCGGGTCTTCCAGATAGGCCAGCGGCTGGGGCTCGGCGGCCGGGCGCGTCCACGGCAGGCGGTAGGGCGCGAGCGCTTCCATCGTCACGATCCAGGGCGAGATCGTGGTCGCGAAGTTCTTCGCGAGAAAGGGCCCGAGCGGCGCCATCTCCCAGAACTGGATGTCGCGCGCCGACCAGTCGTTGAGCAGGCAGATGCCGAAGATGTGGTCCTCGGCCTGCGCGAGCGGGATCGGCGCGCCGGCCGCGTTGCCCGCGCCGATCCAGATGCCGAGCTCGAGTTCGTAGTCGAGCCGCGCGCAGGCATGGAAGGTCGGCGCCTTCGCGCCCGGCGCCAGGGTCTGGCCCATCGGGCGGTGGAAGCGCTGGCCGCTCACGCCGATGGTCGAGACGCGGCCGTGGTAGGCCGTGGGTATCCAGCGGAAGTTCGGCGTCACGTCGCCGTCCGGGTTCATGAGCCGGCTGATGTTGAGCGCGTGGTCGATCGAGGTGTAGAAGTCGGTGTAGTCGCCGATGCGCGCGGGCACCGTGTATTCCACCTCGGCCTGCGGCACCAGGCATTGGCGCAGCGCCTCGACGGTGGCGGCCGGCGCATCGTCGCGCAGCAGCGCGAAGACGGCATGGCGCAGCGCCTGCCAGGCACGGCCGCCGAGCGCGAAGAAATCGTTCAGCGCGGGCAGCGCGGCCGCGCGTGCCGCATCGAGCGCCAGCCCCTCGAGCAGCGGGCGCGCCGCGAGCGCCGCGAGGTCGAGCACCTGGTCGCCGATCGCGATGCCGCCGCGGAACGGCTCGCTGTGGCCCGCGCGGCGGAACACCGCATGCGGCAGGTTCTGGATCGGAAAGTCCCCGCCCGCGGCATTGGCGCTGGCGAGCCAGCTGCGCGCGCTGGCATCGTGCGTGTGGTTCAAGGCGATCATCGGTCCTGGCCCTCGTCGTTTTGTTCAGCGCGAGGCCATCAGCGCATCGTCGAAGATCGCCACCGCGCGCGTCCAGCCGGCCGATGCGCCGCGGATCTTGTGCGGAAAGCA
It encodes the following:
- a CDS encoding Rrf2 family transcriptional regulator, whose amino-acid sequence is MKRDSRLSGVLHVLLHMAEQGGPATSESLAAAMHTHPVVVRRVMAGLRQAGFVSSAKGHGGGWVLSCPLDAVTLGDIHQAVGSPALLAFGNRTESPGCIVEQAVNAALDGACRDAEALLLERFHGITLADLARDFHRRMTGGGFTIKDIEHAI
- the fahA gene encoding fumarylacetoacetase, with protein sequence MIALNHTHDASARSWLASANAAGGDFPIQNLPHAVFRRAGHSEPFRGGIAIGDQVLDLAALAARPLLEGLALDAARAAALPALNDFFALGGRAWQALRHAVFALLRDDAPAATVEALRQCLVPQAEVEYTVPARIGDYTDFYTSIDHALNISRLMNPDGDVTPNFRWIPTAYHGRVSTIGVSGQRFHRPMGQTLAPGAKAPTFHACARLDYELELGIWIGAGNAAGAPIPLAQAEDHIFGICLLNDWSARDIQFWEMAPLGPFLAKNFATTISPWIVTMEALAPYRLPWTRPAAEPQPLAYLEDPGNREGGAIDIRLEVWLESEQARRGGHGASRLSRTSFRHQYWSVAQMVAHHTVGGCQLNPGDLFGSGTISGPGPGEAGAIIELTRAAQSPVTLSHGERRGFLEDGDAVLLRGWCEKPGHARIGFGESRGTVLPAIG